The Lysobacter panacisoli genome includes a window with the following:
- the hemN gene encoding oxygen-independent coproporphyrinogen III oxidase yields MPISPILFDPDLLGRYDRPGPRYTSYPTAPQFAAGFGEAQLREAAAATNGDPIPRPLSMYVHVPFCMSPCFYCGCNRIITRDTTRGEVYLNRLYREIAMASTLFDRDRELVQLHFGGGTPNFLSADQLAEAVDVIHRHFPPARDGKRECSIELDPRFIDRDYVRALAQAGFDRASLGVQDFDPTVQRAVNRVQSVEQTLDIIDACRTYGLRSVNVDLIYGLPLQTLEGFDRTLDITLDARPDRLAIYSYAHLPNLFRAQQQIRAEDLPTPQVKLGLLQRAIERLGEAGYVYIGMDHFALPEDDLARAQARGDLHRNFMGYTTCADSDLVGLGVSAISHVGNTFSQNPRDLPSWERAIDEGRLPVWRGMQMDSDDVIRADVIQQLMCHGEIDIAMTERRHVMDFCDYFAQSLQQLKALQEDGLVELSARTIRATSRGRLLLRVLAACFDRYLAPQAGTTPVQFSRTV; encoded by the coding sequence ATGCCCATCTCGCCCATCCTTTTCGACCCGGATCTGCTCGGCCGATACGACCGGCCCGGGCCGCGCTACACCTCGTATCCGACCGCGCCGCAGTTCGCCGCCGGCTTCGGCGAGGCGCAACTGCGCGAAGCCGCGGCGGCGACCAACGGCGATCCGATCCCGCGCCCACTGTCGATGTACGTGCACGTGCCGTTCTGCATGAGCCCGTGCTTCTACTGCGGCTGCAACCGAATCATCACGCGCGACACCACGCGCGGCGAGGTGTACCTGAACCGTCTCTATCGCGAGATCGCGATGGCCTCGACGCTGTTCGATCGCGATCGCGAACTGGTGCAGCTGCACTTCGGCGGCGGTACGCCGAACTTCCTCTCCGCCGACCAGCTTGCCGAAGCGGTGGACGTGATCCATCGCCATTTCCCGCCGGCACGCGATGGCAAGCGCGAGTGCTCGATCGAGCTCGACCCGCGCTTCATCGACCGCGACTACGTGCGCGCGCTGGCGCAGGCCGGTTTCGACCGCGCCAGCCTGGGCGTGCAGGATTTCGACCCGACCGTGCAGCGTGCGGTGAACCGCGTGCAAAGCGTCGAGCAGACGCTGGACATCATCGATGCCTGCCGTACCTACGGCCTGCGCTCGGTCAATGTCGACCTGATCTACGGTCTGCCGCTGCAGACGCTGGAAGGTTTCGACCGCACGCTCGACATCACCCTCGATGCGCGTCCGGACCGGCTGGCGATCTACAGCTACGCGCACCTGCCGAACCTGTTCCGCGCGCAGCAGCAGATCCGCGCCGAGGACCTGCCCACGCCACAGGTCAAGCTGGGGCTGCTGCAGCGGGCGATCGAGCGCCTGGGCGAGGCCGGCTATGTCTACATCGGCATGGATCACTTCGCCTTGCCGGAGGACGACCTCGCCCGCGCGCAGGCGCGCGGCGACCTGCACCGCAACTTCATGGGCTACACGACCTGCGCCGACAGCGACCTGGTCGGCCTCGGCGTGAGCGCAATCAGCCATGTCGGCAATACTTTCAGCCAGAATCCGCGTGATCTGCCGAGCTGGGAACGCGCCATCGACGAAGGGCGCCTGCCGGTGTGGCGCGGCATGCAGATGGACTCGGACGACGTGATCCGGGCGGACGTGATCCAGCAGCTCATGTGCCACGGCGAGATCGACATCGCCATGACCGAGCGTCGGCATGTCATGGACTTCTGCGACTATTTCGCGCAGTCTTTGCAGCAATTGAAGGCGTTGCAGGAGGACGGACTGGTGGAACTGTCCGCGCGAACGATCCGTGCCACCTCGCGAGGGCGATTGCTCCTGCGCGTGCTTGCGGCGTGTTTCGATCGCTACCTCGCCCCGCAAGCGGGGACGACGCCGGTACAGTTCTCACGAACCGTCTGA
- a CDS encoding CopD family copper resistance protein: MLRVAGFDADAGHPGRADAMRRPAIAMPYYVVLVIHLLCAFVFVGTVFFEVLVLHAVRRHVPRDAFAQVERGIGERARRLMPWVLLLLYGAGIALAWHYRAALAHPFGSPFATMLTLKIVLATSVFLHFLHAMRLRRTRRLTGARSRRLHLSVFVHVVAIVLLAKGLFHVTW, translated from the coding sequence ATGCTTCGCGTCGCCGGATTCGACGCCGACGCGGGCCATCCCGGGCGCGCCGACGCCATGCGCCGACCGGCCATCGCCATGCCCTACTACGTCGTGCTCGTGATCCACCTCCTGTGTGCCTTCGTCTTCGTCGGCACGGTCTTCTTCGAGGTGCTGGTCCTGCATGCGGTGCGACGGCATGTGCCGCGGGACGCCTTCGCCCAGGTCGAGCGCGGTATCGGCGAGCGTGCGCGCCGCCTGATGCCCTGGGTCCTGTTGCTGCTTTACGGCGCCGGCATCGCGCTGGCCTGGCACTACCGCGCTGCGCTGGCGCATCCGTTCGGCAGCCCGTTCGCGACGATGCTCACGCTGAAGATCGTTCTCGCGACCAGCGTGTTCCTGCACTTCCTCCATGCCATGCGATTGCGACGGACGCGACGCCTCACCGGTGCGCGCTCGCGTCGCCTGCACCTGAGCGTGTTCGTGCATGTCGTCGCGATCGTGCTGCTCGCCAAGGGTCTGTTCCATGTGACCTGGTAG
- a CDS encoding alginate export family protein, with translation MRTVSSVCRAALAASILASLASPAFADTGSDGWIKPVFDARYRFEHVDPDNALHDADANTLRTRLGLETRPLAGWSAHVEIDNVSHLGAEDFNSTRNGNTNYAVVADPDGTAFNQAWLKWAGKHGGATAGRQRVNFDNQRFVGGSAWRQNEQTFDGVQLQFSPFDTLTATYLWIDQVNTVFGPSDGRANRSNLATLEGDSHLLNVQYRPSKALSLTAYQYRLDFDNAAVTPTAPLGTLSTVTTGLRAQGAVRAFSYAAEYARQTDHAGNPWDLDSRYALLELGWKAGPVQFKAGEERLGAGSGTGNRAFQTPLATKHAFQGWADLFLTTPADGIRDRYAGLSSALFGGTVQAWVHDFDGDRGPSLGREVDLSYQRPLPWSKKFTGLVKLASYHADDARTVDTDKAWLQLQYTY, from the coding sequence ATGCGTACCGTTTCCTCCGTGTGCCGCGCTGCACTCGCGGCTTCCATCCTTGCATCGCTGGCGTCGCCCGCATTCGCCGATACCGGTTCCGACGGCTGGATCAAGCCGGTCTTCGACGCGCGCTACCGCTTCGAGCACGTCGATCCCGACAACGCGCTGCACGACGCCGACGCCAACACGCTGCGCACGCGACTGGGCCTGGAGACGCGTCCTCTGGCCGGCTGGTCCGCGCATGTCGAGATCGACAACGTCAGCCATCTCGGTGCCGAGGATTTCAACAGCACGCGCAACGGCAACACCAACTACGCCGTCGTCGCCGATCCGGATGGCACGGCGTTCAACCAGGCGTGGCTCAAGTGGGCCGGCAAGCACGGCGGCGCCACCGCGGGTCGGCAACGGGTGAACTTCGACAACCAGCGCTTCGTCGGCGGGTCGGCGTGGCGGCAGAACGAGCAGACCTTCGACGGCGTGCAGTTGCAGTTCTCACCGTTCGACACGCTGACCGCGACGTACCTGTGGATCGATCAGGTCAACACGGTGTTCGGCCCGTCCGATGGACGCGCCAATCGCAGCAACCTGGCGACGCTTGAAGGCGACAGTCACCTGCTCAACGTCCAGTACCGGCCGTCGAAGGCGCTGTCGCTCACCGCGTACCAGTACCGCCTCGACTTCGACAACGCGGCGGTGACTCCGACCGCACCGCTGGGCACGCTCTCCACCGTTACCACCGGCCTGCGTGCGCAGGGCGCCGTGCGCGCCTTCAGCTACGCGGCCGAGTACGCGCGGCAGACCGACCACGCAGGTAATCCGTGGGATCTCGACAGCCGCTACGCGCTGCTCGAACTGGGCTGGAAGGCTGGGCCGGTGCAGTTCAAGGCTGGCGAGGAACGACTCGGCGCAGGCAGCGGCACCGGCAATCGCGCGTTCCAGACACCGCTGGCGACCAAGCATGCATTCCAGGGCTGGGCGGATCTGTTCCTGACCACCCCGGCCGACGGCATCCGCGATCGCTACGCCGGCCTGTCGTCCGCGCTGTTCGGCGGCACTGTCCAAGCCTGGGTCCACGACTTCGACGGCGATCGCGGCCCGAGCCTTGGACGCGAAGTCGACCTGTCCTACCAGAGGCCGCTGCCGTGGTCGAAGAAGTTCACGGGACTGGTGAAGCTCGCCAGTTACCACGCCGACGACGCCCGCACCGTGGACACCGACAAGGCCTGGCTGCAACTCCAGTACACCTACTGA
- a CDS encoding DUF2249 domain-containing protein, with product MSLYPFDARGISKRFRHASIFGALDAMTSGETMRFFNDHDPIPLLRQIEQRYGESVRVEYQQRETGVVIIDFTVTASAA from the coding sequence ATGAGCCTCTACCCCTTCGATGCCCGCGGTATCAGCAAGCGCTTCCGCCATGCCTCGATCTTCGGCGCGCTTGACGCGATGACGTCCGGCGAGACCATGCGGTTCTTCAACGACCACGACCCGATCCCGTTGCTGCGCCAGATCGAGCAGCGTTACGGCGAAAGCGTGCGCGTGGAATACCAGCAGCGCGAGACCGGCGTGGTCATCATCGACTTCACGGTGACCGCCAGCGCGGCGTGA